The Lactuca sativa cultivar Salinas chromosome 2, Lsat_Salinas_v11, whole genome shotgun sequence genome includes a window with the following:
- the LOC111912210 gene encoding uncharacterized protein LOC111912210, whose amino-acid sequence MEELYIGARNHRTTKINRFHFEVEIFNTVVDMQLTEYRDRFSETSTQLLEYMGALRPCDSFAQFDKLKLLKLGKLYKYDFDDSDMIDLEGQLEIFYHSCIKDERFTSLKGISDLSRLMVSTGKHRSYHLVYKFLKLTLILPVATASVEKHFSKMKLLKTDLRNKIDDEFLNDALLCIVETEALAKVENEKVMERFQKMSTRRDKFKL is encoded by the coding sequence ATGGAAGAGTTGTATATTGGTGCGAGAAACCATAGGACTACAAAGATTAATAGGTTTCATTTTGAGGTTGAGATCTTCAACACGGTGGTAGATATGCAACTTACAGAATATCGGGATCGTTTTAGTGAAACAAGCACCCAATTACTAGAATACATGGGTGCTTTGAGGCCTTGTGATTCATTTGCACAATTTGACAAATTAAAGTTATTGAAGTTGGGTAAGTTATACAAGTATGACTTTGATGATTCAGATATGATAGACCTCGAAGGACAACTTGAGATATTTTATCACTCTTGCATCAAAGATGAGCGCTTCACTAGTTTGAAAGGAATTTCCGACCTTTCTCGTTTGATGGTTAGTACGGGGAAGCATCGGTCTTATCATTTGGTTTATAAGTTTTTAAAGTTGACTTTGATATTACCCGTAGCGACCGCAAGTGTAgaaaaacatttttcaaagatgaagctCTTGAAGACCGACTTACGTAACAAAATTGACGATGAATTTTTGAACGACGCATTGCTTTGTATTGTCGAGACGGAAGCACTTGCAAAAGTTGAGAATGAAAAAGTAATGGAGCGGTTTCAAAAGATGTCTACACGAAGAGATAAATTTAAATTATAA
- the LOC111912191 gene encoding protein ALP1-like, producing MGPIRRSKSKKKAEQPTTSLVTPPLPQPQLSDWWHDFSKRFHGSLSKSTDSQTFESMFKMSMKTFDYISSLVKEDIIAKTPNFMDLNGIPLCLYDVVATALRRLGSGDSLAIVGTSLNLNQTTVAQITKLFVDTLEFRGICHIRWPESESEMEAVKSKLEKIAGLPNCCGAIDTSHVMMCLSTADRSTQLWCDREKNQTVTFQVIADADLRFRDLVGGWPGCMTDERIHKKSTFFKFCKNGERLNGKRKVFSEGNEIEEYIVGNSGFRLLPWLMTPYRGNKLCDSEVRFNQMVMKTQMVAQRALGKLKQNWKIIQGVMWRPDKDRLPVIILACCILHNILIDMEDEVQEKLVFSHRHDLDYRPAVCHLDDDKKGVALREKITLHLSGGSKP from the exons ATGGGGCCCATCAGAAGGTCCAAATCAAAAAAGAAGGCTGAGCAGCCTACCACCTCTCTCGTCACTCCGCCGCTTCCTCAGCCTCAACTTTCCGATTGGTGGCATGATTTCTCCAAAAGGTTTCATG GGAGTTTATCCAAATCAACGGATTCACAAACCTTCGAATCCATGTTCAAGATGTCAATGAAAACGTTTGACTACATCTCCTCACTCGTTAAAGAAGACATAATTGCAAAAACTCCAAACTTCATGGACCTCAATGGCATCCCTTTGTGCCTATATGATGTGGTTGCTACAGCATTAAGACGTTTAGGATCCGGTGACTCTTTAGCCATAGTTGGAACTTCACTTAACCTAAACCAAACCACGGTTGCTCAGATAACCAAACTGTTTGTTGACACCTTGGAATTCCGGGGAATCTGCCACATTCGATGGCCGGAATCGGAATCCGAGATGGAGGCCGTGAAATCCAAACTGGAAAAGATCGCCGGACTCCCAAACTGTTGTGGTGCAATCGACACCTCCCATGTCATGATGTGTCTTTCGACTGCTGACCGGTCAACCCAATTATGGTGTGACCGCGAGAAAAACCAAACGGTTACATTCCAGGTAATCGCGGATGCCGACTTGCGATTCCGGGATCTTGTCGGTGGGTGGCCAGGGTGTATGACCGATGAGCGTATCCATAAAAAGTCaactttttttaagttttgtaaaaatgggGAGAGATTGAATGGGAAACGAAAGGTGTTTTCGGAAGGAAACGAGATTGAGGAGTATATAGTCGGGAATTCGGGATTCCGGTTGCTGCCATGGCTGATGACTCCATATCGAGGGAACAAGCTTTGTGATTCCGAAGTTAGATTTAATCAAATGGTGATGAAGACACAAATGGTGGCACAGAGGGCGTTAGGGAAGCTGAAACAGAATTGGAAGATTATTCAAGGAGTGATGTGGAGGCCTGATAAAGATAGACTACCGGTGATTATTCTTGCTTGTTGCATTCTGCATAATATACTTATTGATATGGAAGATGAAGTTCAAGAGAAGCTTGTGTTTTCACATCGTCATGATTTGGACTATCGTCCAGCTGTTTGCCATTTAGATGATGATAAGAAAGGTGTCGCTTTGAGGGAGAAGATTACTCTTCATTTGTCTGGAGGATCGAAGCCATAA
- the LOC111912250 gene encoding receptor-like protein kinase THESEUS 1, which translates to MIHSKKFILYSFLCSLHLQFVICSSNTRHVDSFLISCGEAKPVELEDGRVFESDLGNNTHVNISPISHTIVSNSDMGVPKILSSARVFTSSSIYTFNTQKIGRHWLRLHFYPVENTEFDLNSAVFSVEANGITLIHEFSFFRGNHSFPLFKEYLIQITSSNSGKLVLGLLPWDNSIAFINGIEILSVPNKQFSSKVIPIPLAFAQELPTHVGFETIYRLNMGGPSLSPKNDSLWRKWESDTPFLINPAAVRNVSINPSLIQYHNGVSHEIAPNFVYATAQEMADARVNNQRFNISWLFQVEEGFGYFIRFHFCDIVGSKLHDLVFNVYINNQSAIESFDVSRQAKGLSSAYFIDFFTNLSIGSDKILVQIGPSHLEGYLPTALLNGLEIMKMSNPSDSLDGRLADYLESNDIDKSKKTRMTIVIYSCLGGGFLLLLLVLTSFVFLLCIRHKKKLKKKDSVTWSPLPTYVGNSGTKFSSNTFGSTTASHSLGQMISFSEVREATKNFDKKLLLGSGGFGKVYKGVLENGLVVAVKRGNPRSQQGLIEFKTEIEMLSKLRHRHLVSLIGYCEELNEMILVYEFMAGGPLRRHLYGSNLPPLTWKQRVEICVGAAKGLHYLHTGVAETIIHRDVKTTNILLDENLEAKVADFGLSKFGPSLNQTHVSTAVKGSFGYLDPEYFRRQQLTEKSDVYSFGVVMLEVLCARPAINPTLPREQVNIAEWGMNWQKRGELEKIMDENLMGSVNLESLRKFGETAQKCLSENGNERPSMGDVLWNLEYALQLQEVCNESGGGDGISDIPDRIPDVERVEEIDVSDLESNGTMRD; encoded by the coding sequence ATGATCCATTCAAAAAAATTCATTCTGTATAGCTTTTTATGTTCCCTTCATCTCCAATTTGTGATTTGTTCTTCAAATACTCGTCATGTCGACAGTTTCTTGATTAGTTGTGGGGAAGCTAAACCAGTTGAACTGGAAGACGGTAGGGTTTTTGAATCTGATTTAGGGAATAATACCCATGTCAATATTTCACCAATTTCTCACACCATTGTTTCTAATTCCGATATGGGTGTCCCCAAAATCCTGTCTTCTGCTAGGGTTTTCACTAGCAGTTCAATCTACACATTTAATACCCAGAAAATTGGTAGGCATTGGCTAAGATTGCACTTCTACCCTGTCGAGAACACCGAGTTTGACCTAAATTCCGCTGTTTTTTCTGTGGAAGCAAATGGGATCACATTGATTCATGAATTTTCATTCTTTAGAGGAAATCACAGTTTCCCTCTTTTTAAAGAATATCTTATTCAAATTACTAGCTCAAATTCAGGAAAATTAGTTCTGGGATTGTTGCCTTGGGATAACTCCATTGCTTTCATCAACGGAATCGAGATCCTTTCTGTTCCCAATAAGCAATTTAGCTCGAAAGTGATTCCGATTCCATTAGCGTTTGCTCAGGAGCTCCCAACTCATGTCGGTTTTGAGACAATTTATAGGCTTAACATGGGTGGTCCCAGTTTGTCACCCAAGAACGATTCTTTATGGAGGAAATGGGAATCAGATACACCTTTTCTCATCAATCCAGCCGCTGTTCGTAACgtttccataaaccctagtttgatTCAATACCACAATGGGGTTTCACACGAAATCGCTCCAAATTTTGTTTACGCCACTGCTCAAGAAATGGCGGATGCCAGAGTTAATAACCAGAGGTTCAATATCTCATGGCTATTTCAAGTCGAAGAAGGGTTTGGTTACTTCATAAGGTTTCATTTTTGTGATATCGTCGGGTCAAAATTACACGATTTGGTGTTCAATGTTTACATAAACAATCAATCCGCCATTGAATCTTTTGATGTTTCACGTCAAGCAAAAGGTCTATCTTCTGCATATTTCATTGATTTTTTCACCAATTTGTCAATCGGATCCGATAAGATCTTAGTTCAAATCGGTCCTTCTCATTTAGAAGGCTATCTACCAACTGCCCTTTTGAACGGATTAGAGATCATGAAAATGAGCAATCCGAGTGATAGTCTTGATGGAAGACTCGCTGATTATCTTGAATCAAACGACATTGACAAAAGCAAGAAAACGCGGATGACGATTGTGATCTATTCATGCTTAGGTGGCGGTTTTCTTCTCCTTCTACTTGTATTAACATCATTCGTGTTTCTCTTATGTATTCGCCACAAAAAGAAGCTGAAAAAGAAGGATTCAGTAACATGGTCGCCTCTACCAACATACGTTGGCAATTCAGGAACAAAATTCTCATCAAACACCTTCGGTTCCACCACAGCTTCACATAGTTTAGGTCAAATGATATCATTCTCAGAAGTCCGAGAAGCCACAAAGAATTTTGATAAGAAGTTGCTGTTAGGATCCGGTGGATTTGGGAAAGTCTACAAAGGGGTTCTTGAAAACGGGTTGGTGGTTGCGGTCAAACGGGGCAACCCGCGGTCTCAACAAGGTTTAATCGAATTCAAGACCGAAATCGAGATGCTATCGAAGCTTCGACACCGACATTTGGTGTCCTTAATCGGATACTGTGAAGAACTGAATGAAATGATTCTTGTTTACGAGTTTATGGCGGGTGGGCCCCTTAGAAGACATTTATACGGGTCAAACCTCCCTCCTTTGACTTGGAAACAACGGGTTGAAATATGCGTTGGTGCTGCAAAAGGGTTGCATTATCTTCATACGGGTGTAGCGGAAACGATCATACACCGGGATGTGAAAACAACCAACATTTTGTTGGATGAGAATCTTGAAGCTAAAGTTGCTGATTTTGGATTGTCTAAATTTGGTCCGAGTTTGAATCAAACGCATGTTAGTACAGCTGTGAAGGGTAGTTTCGGGTATTTGGATCCGGAATATTTTCGGAGGCAACAATTAACGGAAAAATCGGATGTTTATTCGTTTGGGGTGGTGATGTTGGAGGTTTTATGTGCAAGGCCAGCTATAAACCCTACTTTACCAAGAGAGCAAGTGAACATAGCAGAATGGGGTATGAACTGGCAAAAGAGAGGTGAATTGGAGAAGATTATGGATGAAAATTTAATGGGTAGTGTGAATCTTGAATCTTTAAGGAAGTTTGGTGAAACTGCTCAGAAATGTTTGAGTGAAAATGGGAATGAAAGGCCATCAATGGGGGATGTGTTGTGGAATTTGGAGTATGCTCTTCAGTTGCAGGAGGTTTGTAATGAAAGTGGTGGTGGCGATGGAATTTCCGACATTCCGGATCGTATTCCCGATGTTGAAAGAGTTGAGGAAATCGATGTCAGTGATCTGGAATCGAATGGCACCATGAGGGATTAA